The DNA region CGTCTCCAGGTCCCGCATCTCGCCGATCAGCACGACGTCGGGATCCTGCCGGAGGATGTACTTCAGCGCCTTCTTGAAGGTCTGCGTGTCCGCGTTGACCTCCCGCTGGTTCACGAGGCACTTCTTGTGCGGGTGGAGGTATTCGATCGGGTCCTCGATCGTGATGATGTGCTCCTGCCGCTCGTTGTTGATCTTGTCGAGCATCGCGGCGAGGGTCGTGGATTTCCCCGACCCGGTCGGCCCGGTGATCAGCACCAGCCCGCGCGGCTTCTTGCAGAGGTCCTTCATCACGGCCGGCAGCCCCAGTTCCTCGAACGGACGGACCCGGAACGGGATCGTCCGGAACGCCCCGGCGCACGCGCCGCGCTGCATGTACACGTTGGCGCGGAACCGCGACAGCCCCTTCACGCCGAACGACAGGTCGAGCTCCCAATCCTCCTCGAACCGCTGCTTCTGCGCCTCGGTGAGGATGCTGTAGCACAGCCGCTTGGTGTCCTGCGGCATCAGCGGCTCGAAGGGCAGCGGGATGAGGCGGCCGTCGACCCGGATCGTCGGGGCGATCCCGGTGGTCAGGTGGAGATCGGACGCCCCCTTCTCGTACATCAACCCGAGAAGCTCCTGCATCGTTACCATCCGCGGTGCTCCTTTCCCTGCAGGATCAATCCGGGGCGGTCACCCGGAGCACTTCCTCCAGGGTGGTCACGCCCTCCTCCAGTTTCGACAATCCCGACTGGCGCAGGGTCTTCATCCCCACGCGCACCGCCTCCCGCTTGATGTCCAGGGCCGATCCGCCCCGCAGGATCAGGTCCTTCAGCTCTTCCTTGATCGGCATGACCTCGTAGAGGGCGACCCGGCCCCGGAACCCGGTCCCGTTGCATTCGTCGCACCCCTTCCCCTTCCCCGGGCGCGAATGCCGGATCCGATCCGGATTCATCCCGGCGTCGATCAGCGCCTTGGGGGGAATCTTGAGGTCCTCGCGGCACTTCGCGCAGACCCGCCGGGCGAGCCGCTGCGCGACGATGAGGTTCAGCGACGAGGACACGAGGAACGGCTCGATCCCCATGTTGAGCAGCCGGGTCACCGTGCTCGGGGCGTCGTTCGTGTGGAGCGTGGAGAGCACGAGGTGGCCGGTCAAGGCCGCCTTCACGGCGATCTCCGCGGTCTCGTAGTCGCGGATCTCGCCCACCATGATGATGTCCGGGTCCTGCCGCAGGAAGGAGCGCAGCGCCGCCGCGAACGTGAGGCCGATCTCCTCCTTCATCTGGACCTGGTTGATCCCGGCGAAGTTGTACTCCACCGGGTCCTCCGCGGTCGAGATGTTGTCGGTGGTCTTGTTCAGGTCCGAAAGGGCCGAGTAGAGCGTCGTGGTCTTCCCCGATCCCGTGGGGCCGGTGACCAGGATCATCCCGTACGGGCGGTGGATCGATTCCATGAACTCGCCCAGCGCGGCCGCCTCGAATCCCAGCCTCGTCATGTCGAGCTGCAGGTTCGCCTTGTCGAGGAGCCGCAGGACGATCTTCTCCCCGTAGATGGTCGGGAGAACCGATACGCGGAAGTCCATCTCCCGCCCCTTGCCGACCTTCATCTTGATGCGCCCGTCCTGGGGGAGGCGGCGTTCCGCGATGTCGAGGGACGACATGATCTTGAGCCGCGAGGAAAGGGCGTTCCGGAGGCGGAGCGGGGGCCGCATCACCTCGTACAGGACCCCGTCGATCCGGTACCGGACCCGGAACTCCTTCTCGTACGGCTCGATGTGGATGTCGGACGCCCTCCGCTTGATCGCCTCGGTGAGGAGGTAGTTCGCCAGCTTCACGACCGGCGCGTCGTCGACGCCCCGCTCGAGGTCCGCGGTGTCGACCTCTTCCTCGCGGATGACCTCGAGATCCTCGTCGAGCTCCGAGATGATGTCCTTGAACTCCATCGAACGGTCGAAGAACTTGTTGATGGCCGCGGTGATGTCCCGCTCCGACGCCAGCACGAGCTCGACCGAATATCCCGTCTTGAAGCCGATCCCGTCGATGATCGCCATGTTCGACGGGTCCGCCACGGCGACGATCATCTTCGCCCCGACGCGGTTGATGGGGAGCGCGAGGTGCTTCTGGACCATCTCCTCGGGAAGCAGCCGGACGACATCGGGATTCACCTCGTACTTGGCGAGATCCACGACGGGCAGGTTGAACTGGCGCCCGAGAAACGCCAGGAGCTCCTCCTCCTTGATGTACCCGCCCTTGATCAGAACGGCGCCGATGCGCTCCCGGGTCTTCTCCTGGGTCTCGAGAGCGCTGCGCAGCTGTTCGGCGGTGATGAGATTCCCTTTGAGGAGCATCTCGCCGATTTTCGTGGCAAGCACCGACACGGTTCCGTTTACTCCTTGGGGACCTGTATCTCGCTAGAATGTATCATATTTTCATCGCTCTCCTCGCCAACGCCAGGAACCACCCGCCGGGAATCCGCCTCCCGGTCCAAAGGGTGAAGCTTCGGGCCGCCTGGTGCGCCAGCATCGGCAGTCCGTCGACCGTCGGAACACCGCGGGCGCGGAGCCGCCGCACGAGGGCGGTCCCGCCCGTGCGGTAAACTATATCGGCAAAGCGGGACGATTTCTCTACCCCTTTTATCGGGAAATTTTCCCACTCTTCCCGCAGCCCCAGGGAGGTGCACTGGACGATGAGATCCGCGCCGCGGAACGCCCCGGCGAGGGTCGTCGTCGCCAGGTCCCCCGTGGAGAAAACGACGGACGGCAGCCGGGGCGACAGCGCCCGGGCGACCTCCTCCGCGCGACGGGGAGTCCGGTTGAGGAGAAGGATCCGGCGCGCCCCCGCCTTTCCCAGCGCGAAGGCGATCCCTCTCGCGGCGCCGCCCGCCCCCAACAGCACGACCCCGGGAAAACGCCTCCCCCACCCGCGTCCCTCCAGGGCGTCGACGAACCCGTCGCCGTCGGTGTTTTCCGCGTGGATCCTCCCGCCTCGCGCGACCAGCACGTTGGCAGCGCCGCACGCGATCACCGCGTCGGACCGGGTGTCGGAGAGCGCGGCGGCCTCCTCCTTGTACGGAATGGTGACGTTCCCGCCGAGGAAGTTCGCCTCCCGGACGAGGCGAAGAAAATCCGGAAGGCGGCCCGGGGGAAGGTCGACGGGGAAGTAGAACAGCGGAAGGCCGAGCCGCGCGGCGATCCCGTTGTGCATCGCGGGGCTCAGCGAATGGGAAACCGGGTGACCGACGACGAACAGGAGGGAGGGTCCCGTCTTCCCCCGCGCTCCGGGAGGGGGGGGGCTCAATCCTGGAGCTCGAGGTTCCAATACGTGAAGTCGACGACGTTCAGGAACGGAACCCACTCCTTGTGGATCGGAGGCCGGAGGGAGAAGGCGTACTCCGGCGACCACCGGGGAGCGCCGGGCGCGGAGACCAGGCGCATACCGACCTGCTCGGGGCGGTTTCCCCCCTTGCGCTTGTTGCACGGGACGCAGCTGCAGACGATGTTCTCCCAGCTGGTCTTGCCGCCCTGGGACCTCGGGACCACGTGGTCGAGGTTGAGGTCGCTGACGGAGAACGAGCGGCCGCAATACTGGCAGACGCTGCGGTCCCGGACGAAGATGTTCCTGCGGCTGAACCGGACGTTCCTGCGG from Deltaproteobacteria bacterium includes:
- a CDS encoding type IV pilus twitching motility protein PilT is translated as MVTMQELLGLMYEKGASDLHLTTGIAPTIRVDGRLIPLPFEPLMPQDTKRLCYSILTEAQKQRFEEDWELDLSFGVKGLSRFRANVYMQRGACAGAFRTIPFRVRPFEELGLPAVMKDLCKKPRGLVLITGPTGSGKSTTLAAMLDKINNERQEHIITIEDPIEYLHPHKKCLVNQREVNADTQTFKKALKYILRQDPDVVLIGEMRDLETIEAALTVAETGHLVFATLHTNSCVQTINRILDVFPPYQQPQVRAQLSFVLEGVISQILIPRANGSGRVLALEVMIPNPAIRNLIREEKVHQIYSQMQVGQTKFGMQTMNQSLLGCYMRREITLDDAVGRSNDPDEFRNLLTTAQSAPPGAGRRA
- the pilB gene encoding type IV-A pilus assembly ATPase PilB, translated to MLATKIGEMLLKGNLITAEQLRSALETQEKTRERIGAVLIKGGYIKEEELLAFLGRQFNLPVVDLAKYEVNPDVVRLLPEEMVQKHLALPINRVGAKMIVAVADPSNMAIIDGIGFKTGYSVELVLASERDITAAINKFFDRSMEFKDIISELDEDLEVIREEEVDTADLERGVDDAPVVKLANYLLTEAIKRRASDIHIEPYEKEFRVRYRIDGVLYEVMRPPLRLRNALSSRLKIMSSLDIAERRLPQDGRIKMKVGKGREMDFRVSVLPTIYGEKIVLRLLDKANLQLDMTRLGFEAAALGEFMESIHRPYGMILVTGPTGSGKTTTLYSALSDLNKTTDNISTAEDPVEYNFAGINQVQMKEEIGLTFAAALRSFLRQDPDIIMVGEIRDYETAEIAVKAALTGHLVLSTLHTNDAPSTVTRLLNMGIEPFLVSSSLNLIVAQRLARRVCAKCREDLKIPPKALIDAGMNPDRIRHSRPGKGKGCDECNGTGFRGRVALYEVMPIKEELKDLILRGGSALDIKREAVRVGMKTLRQSGLSKLEEGVTTLEEVLRVTAPD
- a CDS encoding shikimate dehydrogenase; protein product: MSPPPPGARGKTGPSLLFVVGHPVSHSLSPAMHNGIAARLGLPLFYFPVDLPPGRLPDFLRLVREANFLGGNVTIPYKEEAAALSDTRSDAVIACGAANVLVARGGRIHAENTDGDGFVDALEGRGWGRRFPGVVLLGAGGAARGIAFALGKAGARRILLLNRTPRRAEEVARALSPRLPSVVFSTGDLATTTLAGAFRGADLIVQCTSLGLREEWENFPIKGVEKSSRFADIVYRTGGTALVRRLRARGVPTVDGLPMLAHQAARSFTLWTGRRIPGGWFLALARRAMKI
- a CDS encoding HNH endonuclease yields the protein MLNSSVLVLNRAFFPVHVTSVRRAFCLLYSGLARAINDQYETFDYPSWSALSTATGEEAVGLVGSAVRIPRVLVLVAYDRVPRRNVRFSRRNIFVRDRSVCQYCGRSFSVSDLNLDHVVPRSQGGKTSWENIVCSCVPCNKRKGGNRPEQVGMRLVSAPGAPRWSPEYAFSLRPPIHKEWVPFLNVVDFTYWNLELQD